A stretch of Roseibium porphyridii DNA encodes these proteins:
- a CDS encoding LysE family translocator, which translates to MEQISIYLPGILLAYSAFLLAIASPGPNILAVLGTSMSAGRKSGVSLALGVAAGSFTWAVLTVLGLSALLAAYASALTVIKIFGGAYLLWLAYKSLKSAASRHDIETRELEGGKRTPSGYFIRGYIIQMMNPKAALAWIAIISLGLKADAPFWVGAVIVVGTFIMSAAIHTLYALAFSSSTMISVYSKARRTIQLLLGGFFAFAGLKLLLSRN; encoded by the coding sequence GTGGAACAGATCTCTATCTACCTGCCAGGAATTCTGCTCGCCTATTCGGCGTTTTTACTGGCAATTGCCAGCCCGGGCCCAAACATTCTCGCAGTTCTTGGAACATCCATGAGCGCTGGCAGAAAGTCGGGCGTGTCATTGGCACTCGGTGTCGCAGCAGGATCTTTCACCTGGGCTGTCCTGACGGTGCTCGGACTATCCGCATTGCTCGCCGCCTACGCTTCTGCTCTGACGGTTATCAAAATATTTGGCGGAGCATACCTGCTCTGGCTCGCTTACAAGTCTTTGAAATCTGCAGCTTCACGCCATGACATTGAGACCCGAGAACTCGAAGGCGGCAAACGCACGCCCAGCGGATATTTCATACGCGGCTACATCATTCAGATGATGAACCCCAAAGCGGCATTGGCCTGGATCGCGATCATATCTCTTGGTCTGAAAGCCGATGCACCTTTCTGGGTCGGCGCAGTGATTGTTGTCGGAACCTTCATCATGTCCGCAGCAATACACACTCTTTATGCGCTGGCTTTTTCCAGCTCGACCATGATTTCCGTCTACAGCAAAGCTCGGCGCACGATACAGCTGCTGCTTGGTGGCTTCTTTGCCTTTGCAGGATTGAAGCTCCTGCTTAGCCGTAACTGA
- a CDS encoding ArsR/SmtB family transcription factor — translation MKEGPDIARIGALIGDPARANMLGALLSGKALTATELAAEAGVTGQTASSHLKKLMEGGLLLQAKLGRHRYFTLAGPEVGAVLEAVMGLAARKGHLRTRTGPKDPAMRAARVCYDHLAGDMAVRIFDSLQSRDFLAIAGAKGGFGLTENGSSFVREIGIDLDALTASRRPLCRVCLDWSERRNHLAGSLGAALLTHFIEKDWLRRDRNSRTVRFSPKGQAEIRQLFPVD, via the coding sequence GTGAAAGAAGGTCCGGACATTGCCCGCATTGGCGCACTGATAGGTGATCCCGCGCGTGCCAATATGCTGGGCGCACTCTTGAGCGGCAAGGCACTGACCGCCACGGAACTGGCAGCAGAAGCCGGTGTCACCGGTCAAACCGCAAGTTCCCACCTTAAAAAGCTGATGGAGGGCGGCTTGCTCTTGCAGGCCAAGCTAGGCAGGCACCGCTATTTCACGCTTGCCGGTCCTGAAGTCGGCGCCGTACTCGAAGCTGTGATGGGACTGGCCGCACGCAAGGGCCACTTGCGCACACGTACCGGACCAAAGGATCCGGCAATGCGAGCTGCAAGAGTTTGTTACGACCATCTGGCGGGCGATATGGCCGTGCGCATCTTCGACAGCCTGCAATCGCGTGACTTTCTGGCTATTGCCGGTGCAAAGGGCGGCTTTGGTCTGACCGAAAACGGAAGCAGTTTTGTCAGGGAGATCGGGATCGATCTCGACGCCTTGACCGCAAGTCGGCGGCCGCTCTGCAGAGTGTGCCTCGATTGGAGTGAGCGCCGAAACCATCTTGCCGGCAGTCTGGGCGCTGCCTTGTTGACCCACTTCATTGAGAAGGACTGGCTGCGCAGAGACCGAAACAGCCGAACAGTGCGGTTCTCGCCAAAGGGGCAAGCCGAGATTAGGCAGCTTTTCCCGGTGGACTAG
- a CDS encoding NIPSNAP family protein: protein MITCFIRYHIDPTKRTAFDTYARNWGQAIPRCGADLIGYYAPHEGSSTLAYGVYSIENLAAYEAYRARLAADPLGQENYAFAQSEKFILREDRTFLKLASAPHAVEGAKK from the coding sequence ATGATCACATGTTTCATCCGCTATCATATCGATCCGACAAAGCGGACTGCTTTTGATACCTATGCACGCAATTGGGGGCAGGCGATTCCCAGATGTGGCGCTGATCTGATCGGCTACTATGCGCCGCATGAAGGCTCGTCAACGCTTGCATACGGTGTTTATTCTATCGAAAACCTGGCGGCTTACGAAGCTTATCGAGCCCGGCTCGCTGCCGATCCGCTGGGACAGGAAAACTACGCTTTCGCCCAATCGGAAAAATTCATCTTGCGGGAAGACCGTACCTTTCTGAAACTGGCGTCCGCACCGCATGCCGTCGAGGGAGCAAAAAAGTGA
- a CDS encoding antibiotic biosynthesis monooxygenase family protein, whose amino-acid sequence MIAVIFEVIPHADKQQAYLDVAAEMRPLVEQIDGFLSVERFQSLTNPEKLLSLSYFRDEAALNEWRQLTQHRKAQAVGRGSYFKDYRLRVAHVLRDYGMEERSEAPDDSRALHG is encoded by the coding sequence GTGATTGCCGTGATTTTCGAAGTAATCCCGCATGCGGACAAACAGCAGGCTTATCTGGATGTGGCGGCCGAAATGCGCCCACTTGTTGAACAGATTGACGGTTTCCTCTCTGTTGAGCGGTTTCAGAGCCTGACCAATCCTGAAAAACTGTTGTCCCTTTCCTACTTTCGTGATGAAGCCGCCTTGAACGAATGGCGTCAGTTGACGCAACACCGCAAGGCACAGGCAGTGGGCAGGGGGAGTTACTTCAAAGACTACCGGCTTCGGGTCGCACATGTGCTGCGGGACTACGGCATGGAAGAACGGTCCGAAGCACCGGACGACAGCCGTGCGCTCCACGGCTAG
- a CDS encoding DMT family transporter — protein sequence MQNRPLEYTLLGCLALLWGSSYMWIALALPTIPPTTLIAIRVALASVILLAIMAFWGIRLPLDARSWRLFMVQSLVNSTGPWMLLAWGQQYAGTAVSSVLNSTSPLWVFAFSFVLLQSGNRPGARQLAGALLGFAGIVLIVGTGALDDLGQNLLPQLAVLLSAVLYGFAALRGRLFAGMHPIVPASGTLLCSALVLVPASLIVDSPWQLAPSLMGIGAAIFLGTACTALAFLIYFRLLSTLGAMGTASQAYLRSGVGVFLGVVFLSETLDIETFVGICLAILGVVLINWPKRRNG from the coding sequence ATGCAAAATCGCCCTCTTGAATACACCCTTTTGGGGTGTCTCGCCCTGTTGTGGGGCTCATCCTATATGTGGATTGCTCTTGCGCTGCCAACGATCCCGCCGACGACGCTGATTGCCATTCGCGTTGCTCTCGCGTCGGTCATCTTGTTGGCAATAATGGCCTTTTGGGGCATCCGATTGCCTTTGGATGCACGTAGTTGGCGCTTGTTCATGGTTCAGTCGCTGGTCAACAGCACCGGTCCGTGGATGTTGCTTGCCTGGGGGCAACAATATGCCGGTACCGCGGTTTCCAGTGTCTTGAACTCAACATCGCCGCTCTGGGTCTTTGCCTTTTCGTTTGTGTTGCTGCAAAGCGGAAACCGGCCGGGTGCCAGACAATTGGCTGGTGCACTTCTTGGATTTGCGGGCATCGTGCTCATTGTTGGCACAGGCGCACTGGATGATCTGGGGCAGAATCTATTGCCGCAACTGGCCGTTCTCCTGAGTGCGGTGCTATACGGATTTGCAGCTCTTCGCGGCAGACTGTTTGCCGGTATGCACCCTATCGTTCCGGCCAGCGGGACACTTCTATGCTCGGCACTGGTGCTTGTTCCTGCAAGTCTGATTGTGGACAGTCCCTGGCAACTTGCGCCCAGCCTGATGGGCATTGGCGCTGCGATTTTCCTCGGCACGGCCTGCACGGCTCTGGCATTTCTGATCTATTTCCGTCTTCTGTCGACACTCGGAGCCATGGGAACGGCCAGTCAGGCCTACCTGCGATCCGGCGTCGGGGTCTTTCTGGGGGTCGTGTTTCTCTCTGAGACGCTTGATATTGAGACCTTTGTCGGAATCTGCCTTGCCATTCTCGGGGTGGTTCTGATCAACTGGCCGAAGAGGCGAAACGGTTGA
- a CDS encoding cupin domain-containing protein, translating into MSVLTVFEAGSRPTKRANPEYFTGSVWQDPVIEAPAPARVRALRVTFEPKARTHWHTHPLGQTLHILEGAGFVHVWGQEKLSILPGDVVWIPPGVKHWHGAGPNTTMVHLAIQEELDGSVAEWLEAVDDATYAGGIEARR; encoded by the coding sequence ATGAGTGTCCTAACCGTTTTTGAGGCCGGCTCCCGGCCGACCAAACGTGCCAATCCAGAGTATTTTACCGGCTCTGTCTGGCAGGATCCGGTGATAGAAGCACCTGCACCGGCACGGGTCCGCGCACTCAGAGTGACGTTTGAACCAAAGGCGCGCACCCACTGGCATACCCACCCGCTTGGACAGACTTTGCACATTCTGGAAGGTGCCGGGTTCGTCCATGTCTGGGGACAGGAAAAGCTGTCGATACTGCCGGGCGACGTCGTCTGGATCCCACCAGGTGTGAAGCACTGGCACGGAGCCGGACCAAACACCACGATGGTACATCTGGCCATTCAGGAAGAGTTGGACGGTTCTGTCGCCGAGTGGCTGGAAGCAGTCGACGACGCTACATACGCAGGCGGGATAGAAGCGCGGCGGTAA
- a CDS encoding ATP-binding protein yields MSAPQLIKTTLYRLWPKSIAAQLIVLLLAAIVAAQALSVWIFHDERRITMVAAARDNLLSRAISIATLLEETPEELQQKILDASSSRYAIFWIGDTPLAPKPGASRFEQRLQGYISNRLGHDYVAHINIHADEKRGPRDRARNDDRNPSWRDVPKGERPPNLKRIMNKPEDLSLSIQQADGRWLNVATSYRPPKGAIIPLLVQLGLTALAAVLIIGFAVRRVTRPLKDLAVSAEKLGRGEDLEALHPTGPKEVRALTSSFNDMQDRLTRFVKDRTRMLAAISHDLRTPITSLRIRAEFIDDDENREKMIETLEEMAAMTEATLRFAKDEANAEPAEKADLGAMLEALASDQEDMGNACSVKTDGTIILSCRPVAMKRALRNLIENGNRYGEAVTVKAEQSGSDVIVSIRDKGPGIPEDRLKDVFEPFVRLEESRSEETGGIGLGLAITRSIIHAHGGTINLRNHPEGGLVAELRLPLGEVRN; encoded by the coding sequence ATGAGCGCTCCTCAACTCATAAAGACAACGCTCTATCGGCTATGGCCCAAATCAATTGCGGCGCAATTGATTGTACTGCTTCTGGCAGCCATCGTTGCTGCGCAGGCGCTCAGCGTCTGGATTTTCCATGATGAGCGCCGCATCACCATGGTTGCCGCTGCACGGGACAATCTTCTGTCGAGAGCGATCTCGATCGCAACGCTGCTTGAAGAAACACCTGAAGAGCTGCAACAGAAAATCCTGGATGCCAGCAGCAGCCGGTATGCCATTTTCTGGATCGGGGACACTCCGCTCGCTCCAAAGCCCGGTGCATCGCGGTTCGAACAGCGCTTGCAAGGCTACATCAGCAACAGGCTCGGGCACGATTATGTCGCGCATATCAACATACACGCGGACGAAAAGCGGGGACCGCGCGACCGTGCAAGGAATGACGACAGAAACCCAAGCTGGCGCGATGTTCCAAAAGGCGAAAGGCCGCCCAATCTCAAGCGGATCATGAACAAGCCTGAGGATCTTTCGCTTTCCATTCAGCAAGCTGATGGACGCTGGCTGAATGTCGCGACCAGTTATCGCCCTCCCAAGGGGGCAATCATACCGCTTTTGGTACAACTTGGCCTGACCGCTCTTGCCGCCGTTTTGATCATAGGGTTCGCGGTTCGCCGCGTTACGAGACCGCTGAAGGATCTGGCCGTATCAGCCGAGAAACTTGGCCGAGGTGAAGATCTCGAAGCGCTCCATCCCACAGGGCCGAAGGAAGTGCGTGCTCTCACCAGCTCTTTCAATGACATGCAGGATCGACTGACCCGCTTTGTCAAAGACCGGACCCGCATGCTGGCGGCCATCAGTCACGATCTCAGAACTCCCATCACATCGCTTCGGATCAGGGCCGAATTTATCGATGATGACGAGAACCGGGAAAAGATGATCGAGACACTGGAAGAAATGGCGGCGATGACGGAGGCCACGCTGCGCTTTGCCAAAGACGAGGCCAATGCAGAACCCGCTGAGAAGGCAGATCTTGGTGCAATGCTGGAGGCTCTGGCTAGTGACCAGGAAGATATGGGCAATGCCTGCAGCGTGAAGACCGACGGGACCATCATCCTGTCTTGCCGGCCCGTTGCAATGAAACGCGCGCTTAGGAATTTGATCGAAAACGGAAATCGTTACGGGGAAGCGGTAACAGTCAAAGCTGAGCAAAGCGGCAGCGATGTGATTGTTTCCATTCGCGACAAAGGACCCGGAATTCCGGAAGACAGGCTTAAAGATGTCTTCGAACCGTTTGTCAGGCTTGAAGAATCCCGAAGCGAGGAAACCGGAGGCATCGGCCTCGGCCTTGCCATCACCCGCTCGATCATCCATGCCCATGGCGGGACGATCAACTTGCGCAACCACCCCGAAGGCGGGCTGGTTGCCGAATTGCGGTTGCCTTTGGGAGAAGTGAGAAACTGA
- a CDS encoding response regulator yields MSDPSPHILVVDDHRDIRETLARYLIKNGMRATSAENAAHARKALKAASIDLVVLDIMMPGEDGLSLCRHLVETGSLPVILLTAMADDTDRVIGLEIGADDYVTKPFNPRELLARIRAVLRRTSLVPKERDPIEQELLSFDGWALNVSRRELMDPEGVAVALSSGEFQLLCAFLKRPKMVLNRDQLLDLTTGRTPAVFDRSIDNQVSRLRRKIETDPKDPKLIKTVWGGGYMFTAEVKDGTA; encoded by the coding sequence GTGAGCGACCCGAGCCCGCATATTCTGGTGGTGGACGACCACCGCGACATTCGTGAAACGCTGGCCCGCTATCTGATCAAGAACGGCATGCGCGCAACGAGTGCGGAAAATGCTGCTCACGCGCGCAAGGCATTGAAAGCGGCATCAATTGACCTCGTCGTTCTGGACATCATGATGCCCGGCGAAGACGGGCTGTCACTGTGCCGGCACCTTGTGGAAACAGGGTCCTTGCCGGTGATCCTGCTGACAGCCATGGCCGACGACACGGATCGGGTCATTGGTCTGGAAATAGGCGCAGACGACTATGTCACCAAGCCGTTCAACCCTCGCGAACTTCTTGCCCGGATCCGGGCCGTGCTCAGGCGAACGTCGCTCGTTCCAAAGGAGCGCGATCCGATTGAACAGGAATTGCTGTCCTTCGACGGTTGGGCGCTCAATGTGTCCCGCCGTGAGCTGATGGACCCTGAGGGCGTGGCCGTTGCACTTTCAAGCGGTGAATTTCAGCTGCTCTGCGCGTTCTTGAAACGGCCGAAAATGGTGCTCAATCGCGACCAGCTGCTCGACCTCACCACGGGACGAACACCGGCAGTCTTCGACAGGTCCATCGACAACCAGGTGTCGCGTCTGCGCAGGAAAATAGAAACAGATCCGAAAGACCCGAAGCTGATCAAGACAGTCTGGGGCGGCGGCTATATGTTTACCGCTGAAGTCAAAGACGGAACCGCATGA
- a CDS encoding EF-hand domain-containing protein has protein sequence MKPFKKIAIAALAASVAGTALTAGMSASAQSGPASGDGGKEIQQPVAERMAHKGERSGRGWGRGHRGGERRAERLFERFDVDKDGVITAEEIAEVRSANFAAADTDGSGEISLEEFKAEFLTRSNDRMVRAFQFLDTDGDGTVTQAEYDAAANRLFNRLDRDGNGTVERVRGQRGQNAGEGGQRAERGERGGRRGGHGRGGPGRMFLSLFDTDGDGSVTREDFDAQRAELFSLADTNGSGSFTLEDFGPMWMSVNENRIVDMFQRADADGSLGVTAEEHGKRLDRLMDRADRNKDGVITKADFKGGKKMKGKGRGHGKKQRG, from the coding sequence ATGAAACCGTTCAAGAAGATTGCAATTGCCGCCCTGGCTGCGAGCGTCGCGGGCACCGCGCTGACCGCCGGCATGTCTGCGTCTGCCCAGAGTGGCCCTGCATCGGGGGACGGGGGCAAAGAAATTCAACAGCCGGTCGCCGAGCGCATGGCCCATAAGGGTGAGCGAAGCGGTCGCGGCTGGGGCCGGGGTCATCGCGGGGGTGAGCGACGTGCCGAACGCCTGTTTGAGCGTTTTGACGTGGACAAGGATGGCGTCATTACAGCTGAAGAGATCGCCGAAGTCCGGTCTGCGAACTTCGCGGCAGCGGATACCGATGGAAGCGGCGAGATCAGCCTGGAAGAATTCAAGGCAGAATTCCTGACCCGGTCGAATGATCGCATGGTTCGTGCGTTCCAGTTCCTGGATACGGACGGCGACGGTACGGTGACACAGGCAGAATACGATGCAGCCGCCAACCGTCTTTTCAATCGGCTTGATCGCGATGGAAACGGCACGGTTGAACGTGTCCGCGGTCAGCGGGGACAGAATGCCGGCGAAGGCGGCCAACGGGCCGAGCGCGGTGAACGCGGCGGACGCCGTGGCGGACACGGACGGGGCGGTCCCGGTCGGATGTTCCTGAGCCTCTTTGACACGGATGGCGATGGTTCCGTAACCCGAGAAGACTTCGATGCACAGCGTGCTGAATTGTTTTCGCTTGCCGACACAAACGGGAGCGGATCGTTCACGCTGGAAGACTTTGGTCCGATGTGGATGTCAGTCAATGAGAACCGCATCGTCGACATGTTCCAGCGCGCTGATGCCGACGGAAGTCTCGGTGTCACAGCCGAAGAGCATGGAAAGCGCCTTGACCGACTGATGGATCGCGCCGACCGAAACAAGGATGGCGTGATCACCAAAGCCGACTTCAAAGGCGGCAAGAAAATGAAGGGTAAAGGTCGGGGTCACGGCAAAAAGCAGCGAGGATAA